A single Bufo bufo chromosome 6, aBufBuf1.1, whole genome shotgun sequence DNA region contains:
- the SLC2A4RG gene encoding SLC2A4 regulator — translation MATLSTGALDRAAGSTGVPLRLHKPATSTARIDETSPQNLGACGERAEVSLFFSDARTSFHIGKMLDVQPGQYQDSFYGALQHPRAAMSGCQPVQSRTHPVLSTVIPVPKHRLDEAIAAAALTSLSSGPLVLGAGTGCLSESCPENSIISSSSSGSNSCELYTSIPSTPSPPLQSAPCLAYADAGLEDSDTTHFLFGEPVPRKRKNSGRLMFRCLWKNCGKVLSTSAAIQKHIRTAHLGPCAGPEHNDGEEDFYYTEMDVNVDTLTDGLSSLTPTSPTTTGPPPFICAGSLGAANSTELPLVSPLSLSAPSTLCHVHTDHAYQAPSPISVSIASKVGFWQSPPPLLIKAPPVRPTLNISEKRPQILTAPPNSKQAPGTRKPRGEAKKCRKVYGMERKDMWCTACRWKKACQRFID, via the exons ATGGCGACGTTGAGCACCGGAGCCCTTGACAGAGCGGCCGGGAGCACCGGGGTTCCACTCCGCCTTCACAAACCAGCAACTTCTACCGCCCGTATTGATGAAACGTCGCCGCAGAACCTAGGAGCCTGCGGGGAGAGAgctgag GTCTCTCTGTTCTTCAGCGACGCCAGAACATCATTTCACATTGGCAAGATGCTGGACGTACAGCCTGGGCAGTATCAGGACagtttctatggagccctgcagCACCCAAGAGCAGCAATGTCAGGCTGTCAGCCTGTGCAAAGCCGAACCCATCCAGTGCTGTCCACTGTTATTCCCGTCCCCAAACACAG GCTCGACGAGGCAATAGCAGCGGCCGCTCTGACCAGCTTGTCCTCGGGACCTTTGGTACTGGGAGCAGGAACAG GATGTCTCAGTGAATCGTGCCCTGAGAATTCCATTATTTCATCAAGCTCAAGCGGTTCTAACAGCTGTGAGCTCTACACGTCCATCCCCTCCACGCCGTCTCCTCCCCTGCAGTCTGCCCCCTGTTTGGCATATGCCGACGCTGGCCTAGAGGACTCTGACACCACTCACTTCCTGTTTGGTGAACCTGTTCCCCGGAAGAGGAAG AACTCGGGGCGACTAATGTTCCGCTGCCTGTGGAAGAACTGCGGGAAAGTCCTCAGCACGTCTGCCGCAATACAGAAGCATATCCGTACAGCACATTTGGG ACCGTGTGCAGGACCAGAGCACAATGACGGTGAAGAAGATTTCTACTACACAGAAATGGATGTGAATGTGGACACACTGACAGATGGGCTTTCCAGCCTGACTCCCACCTCTCCTACCACCACTGGACCCCCTCCATTCATTTGTGCGGGATCCcttggagcagccaatagcacagAGCTGCCTCTGGTATCCCCTCTCAGCTTGTCGGCTCCCAGCACTCTCTGCCACGTGCACACCGACCACGCTTATCAA GCTCCTTCTCCCATCAGTGTGTCCATCGCATCTAAGGTTGGCTTCTGGCAGTCTCCTCCGCCCCTGCTAATCAAAGCTCCCCCA GTTCGCCCCACACTGAATATAAGTGAGAAAAGGCCGCAGATCCTGACCGCTCCTCCAAATTCAAAGCAAGCGCCCGGGACTCG GAAGCCCCGCGGGGAAGCCAAGAAATGCCGAAAGGTATACGGGATGGAACGTAAAGACATGTGGTGCACAGCCTGCCGCTGGAAGAAGGCCTGTCAGAGGTTCATAGACTGA